From Aliarcobacter butzleri, the proteins below share one genomic window:
- the hemJ gene encoding protoporphyrinogen oxidase HemJ translates to MEYYTWILSLHIIAVLSWMAMLFYLPRLFVYHVENIDKKEFVEVVKIQEYKIYYYIGHPAMLVTIISGISMLAINPSLFQFGWMYAKITAIILLIIYSLSLAKYRKQLADDCCTKDGKFFRMYNEMPTMLAILIVTYVITKSFSIIFTLLIILLFAFISYKILKPKVVKSDV, encoded by the coding sequence ATGGAATATTACACTTGGATATTAAGCTTACATATTATTGCTGTTTTATCTTGGATGGCAATGTTATTTTATCTTCCAAGACTTTTTGTTTATCATGTAGAAAATATTGATAAAAAAGAGTTTGTAGAAGTAGTGAAAATTCAAGAATACAAAATCTATTATTACATAGGTCATCCTGCAATGTTAGTGACAATTATTTCAGGTATCTCAATGTTAGCAATAAATCCTTCTTTATTCCAATTTGGTTGGATGTATGCAAAAATAACTGCTATTATTTTACTTATTATTTACTCTTTGTCTTTAGCAAAATATAGAAAACAATTAGCAGATGATTGCTGTACTAAAGATGGAAAGTTTTTTAGAATGTACAATGAAATGCCAACAATGTTAGCTATTTTAATAGTTACTTATGTTATTACAAAAAGCTTTTCTATTATTTTTACTTTATTAATAATTTTATTGTTTGCATTTATTTCATACAAAATATTAAAACCCAAAGTGGTGAAATCTGATGTTTGA
- a CDS encoding replication-associated recombination protein A, translating to MIDLSNKLRPTNLETFVGQSHIISKDKALYKLIKQKDIPHLFFYGKPGTGKTTLAKIIAKEIGTDYYYFNATSIKVEDLRKVFDKYKGALIKPLIFIDEVHRLSKNQQEVLLPIMENYDAIIIGASTENPFFTLTNAIRSRSFLYEFKPFTKDEMNKILYIALKDIDINISDGAKEYLIISSSGDARAMLTLLNFSYKVSKDINIDLLKELRENVIGDGVSSSDTHYDLASAMIKSLRGSNVDGALYYMARLINGGESVDFITRRLVIFASEDIGNANPNALNLAVNTMMACNKIGYPESRIMLSQCAIYLASSPKSNSAYKAINKALEQIKNGKILDIPKHLDSQHIGYLYPHDFGGYVEQEYLKEDLNLYQSSNIGFEKTLNDWIEKIKNKD from the coding sequence ATGATAGATCTATCTAATAAACTTAGACCAACAAATTTAGAAACTTTTGTTGGTCAATCTCATATTATCTCAAAAGATAAAGCTTTATATAAATTAATCAAACAAAAAGATATTCCACATCTATTTTTTTATGGAAAACCTGGAACTGGAAAAACAACATTAGCAAAAATTATTGCAAAAGAGATAGGAACAGATTACTATTATTTCAATGCAACATCTATAAAAGTAGAAGATTTACGAAAAGTATTTGATAAATATAAAGGTGCGTTAATTAAACCTTTAATTTTTATAGATGAAGTTCATAGATTATCAAAAAATCAACAAGAAGTTTTACTGCCAATTATGGAAAATTATGATGCCATAATAATTGGAGCAAGTACAGAAAATCCATTCTTTACTTTAACAAATGCTATTCGTTCACGATCTTTTTTATATGAATTCAAACCATTTACAAAAGATGAAATGAATAAAATTCTTTATATTGCTTTAAAAGATATTGATATAAATATAAGTGATGGAGCAAAAGAGTATTTGATAATTTCCAGTTCTGGAGATGCAAGAGCTATGTTAACACTTTTAAATTTTTCATATAAAGTATCAAAAGATATCAATATTGATTTATTAAAAGAGTTAAGAGAAAATGTAATAGGGGATGGAGTTTCATCTTCTGATACTCACTATGATTTAGCCAGTGCAATGATAAAATCTCTAAGAGGTTCAAATGTTGATGGAGCACTTTATTATATGGCAAGATTAATAAATGGTGGAGAAAGTGTAGATTTCATAACTAGAAGACTTGTAATATTTGCAAGTGAAGATATAGGCAATGCAAATCCTAATGCTTTAAACCTTGCAGTAAATACTATGATGGCCTGTAATAAAATAGGTTATCCAGAATCAAGAATAATGCTTTCACAATGTGCAATTTATCTCGCATCAAGTCCAAAATCAAATAGTGCTTATAAAGCTATAAATAAAGCTCTAGAACAAATAAAAAATGGTAAGATACTAGATATACCTAAACATTTAGATTCGCAGCATATAGGCTATTTATATCCTCATGATTTTGGTGGATATGTTGAACAAGAATATTTGAAAGAAGACTTAAATCTGTATCAAAGTTCAAATATTGGTTTTGAAAAAACTCTAAATGATTGGATAGAAAAAATAAAAAACAAGGATTAA
- a CDS encoding pseudouridine synthase translates to MKKETKKTTTKVEEPKFELIRLNKFLSHNSNYSRREADKLIEEGKIRVNNKVVTDLATKVKSTDKVEIGKKLIKEEKNKLYTVIVYNKPKGEIVSKKDPQGRKTIYDGLEHKYKHFLSVGRLDYSSEGLLLLSDSVDIVNALMHSDLERVYKIKLNGLITPAVEQAMQSGITIEDATSGAYKGTKIKSMSFAPFLAYDIQTNGTKHSKIKVVINEGKNRELRRFFAHFNLDVLDLKRLEYGGISLNNLPTGKSRYLTKEEYKNLRIFMNEDDRSI, encoded by the coding sequence ATGAAAAAAGAGACAAAAAAAACTACAACAAAAGTAGAAGAGCCAAAGTTTGAATTAATTAGATTAAATAAATTCTTATCACATAATAGCAATTATTCAAGAAGAGAAGCAGATAAACTAATAGAAGAGGGCAAAATCAGAGTAAATAACAAAGTTGTTACAGATTTAGCTACAAAAGTAAAGTCAACTGATAAAGTTGAAATTGGTAAAAAACTTATCAAAGAAGAAAAAAACAAGTTATACACAGTTATTGTTTATAATAAACCTAAAGGTGAAATTGTTTCAAAAAAAGATCCACAAGGAAGAAAAACAATCTATGATGGTTTAGAACATAAATATAAACATTTTTTAAGTGTTGGTAGACTTGACTATTCTAGTGAAGGATTACTTCTTTTATCCGATAGCGTTGATATAGTAAATGCTTTAATGCACTCAGATTTAGAAAGGGTATATAAAATCAAATTAAATGGTCTTATTACGCCTGCAGTTGAACAAGCAATGCAAAGTGGTATTACAATCGAAGATGCGACTTCAGGAGCTTATAAAGGTACTAAAATCAAATCTATGAGCTTTGCTCCTTTTTTAGCTTATGATATACAAACAAATGGAACAAAACACTCTAAAATTAAAGTTGTTATAAATGAAGGGAAAAACAGAGAATTAAGAAGATTCTTCGCTCATTTTAATCTTGATGTTTTAGATTTAAAAAGATTAGAATATGGTGGAATATCTTTAAATAACCTTCCAACAGGAAAATCAAGATATCTAACAAAAGAAGAATATAAAAATCTTAGAATTTTTATGAACGAAGATGATAGATCTATCTAA
- a CDS encoding KpsF/GutQ family sugar-phosphate isomerase codes for MNFKEIVRDVLLTEAKELEKTANKISFDIEKAIDLIVNSKGKLIVTGVGKSGLVGAKIAATLASTGTSSFFLHPTEAMHGDLGMIGKDDIVLGISYSGESEELIQILPHLKRLNIPLIAMAKSENSTLAKYADVFINIAVDKEACPLDTAPTSSTTLTMAMGDALAVCLMKKRDFKKEDFASFHPGGSLGKKLFVKVDDLLKKDNLPTVSRETKLKDAIIVMSEGRLGNVIIIDENRTVFGVLSDGDLRRALMNENFSINCNVEDIATLNPKTLKNKDLLASDALQIIENYKIQLLIVTDENNKLIGLLHIHDLIEAGIK; via the coding sequence ATGAATTTTAAAGAGATAGTTAGAGATGTTTTATTAACTGAAGCAAAAGAGTTAGAAAAAACAGCAAATAAAATATCTTTTGATATAGAAAAAGCTATTGATTTAATTGTAAATTCAAAAGGTAAATTAATAGTAACTGGTGTTGGTAAATCTGGTCTTGTTGGAGCAAAGATTGCTGCAACACTAGCAAGTACAGGAACTAGCTCATTTTTCCTTCATCCAACGGAAGCTATGCATGGAGATTTAGGGATGATTGGAAAAGATGATATAGTTCTTGGAATTTCATACAGTGGAGAGAGTGAAGAGTTAATCCAAATCTTACCACACTTAAAAAGACTTAATATTCCTTTGATTGCTATGGCAAAAAGTGAAAACTCTACTTTAGCAAAATATGCAGATGTTTTTATAAATATTGCTGTTGATAAAGAAGCATGTCCTTTGGATACTGCTCCAACTTCTTCTACAACTCTAACTATGGCAATGGGAGATGCTCTTGCAGTTTGCCTTATGAAAAAAAGAGATTTTAAAAAAGAGGATTTTGCATCTTTCCATCCAGGGGGAAGTCTTGGTAAAAAACTTTTTGTTAAAGTTGATGATTTGTTAAAAAAAGATAATCTTCCTACAGTTTCACGTGAAACAAAACTTAAAGATGCAATTATCGTTATGAGTGAAGGGCGACTTGGAAATGTAATTATAATTGATGAGAATAGAACGGTATTTGGAGTTTTAAGTGACGGAGATTTAAGAAGAGCCCTTATGAATGAAAACTTTTCTATCAATTGTAATGTTGAAGATATCGCTACGCTAAATCCAAAAACTTTAAAAAATAAAGATTTACTTGCAAGTGATGCACTTCAAATCATTGAAAATTATAAAATACAATTATTAATTGTAACAGATGAAAATAATAAACTAATTGGTTTATTACATATTCATGACCTAATAGAAGCTGGTATAAAATGA
- a CDS encoding ribonuclease J, which produces MEEINKEEFTVVIKNENSSNVEEETTKKPPFKKRKPKPKVPRDNSTNSNNNQKSGEGWVTDLKKAYLINEKIHKDRLNPHYKLNLNTSAKLKITPLGGLNEIGGNMMVVETENEAIIVDVGMSFPDGEMHGVDILIPDFTYIREIKDKIVAVIITHGHEDHIGAMPYLFKEMQFPIYGTSLPLEMIGSKFDEHKMREHRGYFRAISKRTPIKIGNDFEVEWMHITHSIIDSSAVAIKTEAGTMIHTGDFKIDHTPIDGFPTDLHRLAHYGEEGVLVLTSDSTNSHSPGFTRTEKTVGPTFDKIFSSAKGRVVMSTFSSNIHRVAQAIEKALIYGRKICVIGRSMEKNLEIAMNLGYIKFPKDQFIEAHEVNKYNDKEVLIVTTGSQGESMSALYRMAIHEHRHIKIKPEDQIILSSKAIPGNEASVSEIINHLLKAGAKVAYQDFPDIHVSGHAGQEEQKLMLRLIKPKFFLPVHGEYNHALKHGQTGVDCGVLERNVYIMSDGEQIEVTPKYLKKVKTVKSGKVYIDNQLNHRISDDVVLDRQTMAKEGIVMIVAQINENDRTLAQKPKVSSFGLVSDKQDKYFVKEIEDILGVFLENVKPGILKNNRILEDELRKVVRKHCTRKYKKYPMIVPTIFVQ; this is translated from the coding sequence ATGGAAGAAATAAATAAAGAAGAATTCACAGTTGTTATAAAAAATGAAAATAGTTCAAATGTAGAAGAGGAAACTACAAAAAAACCTCCTTTTAAAAAAAGAAAACCAAAACCAAAAGTTCCAAGAGATAATTCTACTAATTCAAATAATAATCAAAAAAGCGGTGAAGGTTGGGTAACTGATCTTAAAAAAGCATATTTAATAAATGAAAAAATTCATAAAGATAGATTAAATCCTCACTATAAATTAAATCTAAATACAAGTGCCAAATTAAAAATCACTCCTCTTGGTGGATTAAATGAAATTGGTGGAAATATGATGGTTGTTGAAACTGAAAATGAGGCAATCATTGTAGATGTTGGTATGAGTTTTCCAGATGGTGAAATGCATGGAGTTGATATTTTAATTCCTGATTTTACTTACATTAGAGAAATAAAAGACAAAATTGTTGCAGTTATTATTACTCATGGTCATGAAGATCATATTGGTGCAATGCCATATTTATTTAAAGAGATGCAATTTCCTATTTATGGAACATCACTACCTCTTGAAATGATTGGTTCAAAATTTGATGAACATAAAATGAGAGAACACAGAGGATACTTTAGAGCAATTTCAAAAAGAACTCCAATAAAAATAGGAAATGATTTTGAAGTAGAGTGGATGCATATAACTCACTCAATTATTGATTCATCAGCAGTTGCTATTAAAACAGAAGCTGGAACAATGATTCATACAGGAGATTTTAAAATTGATCATACTCCAATAGATGGATTTCCTACAGATTTACATAGACTTGCTCATTATGGAGAAGAGGGTGTTTTAGTTTTAACTTCTGATTCAACAAACTCTCATTCACCTGGTTTTACAAGAACAGAAAAAACTGTTGGACCAACTTTTGATAAAATATTTTCTAGTGCAAAAGGTAGAGTTGTAATGTCAACTTTCTCTTCAAATATTCACAGAGTTGCACAAGCTATTGAAAAAGCACTAATTTATGGAAGAAAAATTTGTGTGATTGGAAGATCAATGGAGAAAAACCTAGAAATTGCTATGAATTTAGGTTATATAAAATTTCCAAAAGACCAATTTATAGAAGCTCACGAAGTAAATAAATATAATGATAAAGAAGTTTTAATCGTGACAACTGGTAGTCAAGGTGAATCAATGAGTGCTTTATATAGAATGGCAATTCATGAACATAGACATATTAAAATTAAACCCGAAGATCAAATTATACTTTCATCTAAAGCAATTCCAGGAAATGAAGCAAGTGTTTCTGAAATTATAAATCACTTATTAAAAGCTGGTGCAAAAGTTGCTTATCAAGATTTCCCAGATATTCACGTTTCAGGACATGCAGGACAAGAAGAACAAAAACTTATGCTAAGACTTATTAAACCAAAATTCTTTTTACCAGTTCATGGTGAATATAATCATGCTTTAAAACATGGTCAAACTGGAGTTGATTGTGGTGTATTAGAAAGAAATGTTTATATTATGAGTGATGGTGAACAAATCGAAGTTACTCCAAAATATCTTAAAAAAGTAAAAACAGTTAAATCTGGAAAAGTTTATATAGATAATCAATTAAATCATAGAATTTCTGATGATGTAGTTTTAGATAGACAAACTATGGCTAAAGAAGGTATAGTTATGATTGTAGCTCAAATTAATGAAAATGATAGAACATTAGCTCAAAAACCAAAAGTTTCATCATTTGGATTAGTTTCTGATAAACAAGATAAATATTTTGTAAAAGAGATTGAAGATATTTTAGGTGTTTTCTTAGAAAATGTTAAACCTGGTATTCTAAAAAATAATAGAATTTTAGAAGATGAATTAAGAAAAGTTGTAAGAAAACATTGTACTAGAAAATATAAAAAATATCCGATGATTGTTCCTACTATATTTGTACAATAA
- the rsmA gene encoding 16S rRNA (adenine(1518)-N(6)/adenine(1519)-N(6))-dimethyltransferase RsmA, which produces MEKVKAKKQYGQNFLKDSTILDKIIQSMPNNNNHIVEIGPGLGDLTKNLVKYKDLTAYEVDTDLIGILKSKFAIEIEKGNLKLIHTDVLEAWDKLKNLHDGKYDLIANLPYYIATNIILRAFEDELCEHIIVMVQKEVAEKFTAKTNDKEYSSLGIITELISINSKILFDVPAEAFDPPPKVTSSILYIKKDMSKSLDKDFNKFLKACFIQPRKKLSKNLTTIFDKNIIFEIYKELNINDNVRPHEVSSSLYSQMYTKVKNGRNK; this is translated from the coding sequence ATGGAAAAAGTTAAAGCAAAAAAACAATACGGACAAAACTTTTTAAAAGATTCGACTATTTTGGATAAAATCATCCAATCGATGCCCAACAATAATAATCATATAGTTGAAATTGGGCCTGGATTAGGTGATTTGACCAAAAATTTAGTCAAGTACAAAGATTTAACTGCTTATGAAGTTGATACTGATTTAATCGGTATCTTAAAGTCTAAATTTGCAATAGAAATTGAAAAAGGTAATCTAAAACTGATCCACACTGATGTTTTAGAGGCTTGGGATAAGCTAAAAAACCTACATGATGGTAAATATGACTTAATAGCAAATTTACCATATTATATTGCAACAAATATTATATTAAGAGCGTTTGAAGACGAGCTATGTGAACATATTATTGTTATGGTTCAAAAAGAGGTAGCAGAAAAATTTACTGCAAAAACAAATGATAAAGAGTATTCATCTTTAGGTATAATAACTGAATTAATTTCTATTAATTCAAAAATACTTTTCGATGTTCCTGCTGAAGCATTTGACCCACCTCCAAAAGTTACTTCTTCAATTCTTTATATAAAAAAAGATATGTCAAAAAGTCTTGATAAAGATTTTAACAAATTTTTAAAGGCCTGTTTTATTCAGCCAAGGAAGAAATTGTCTAAAAATCTTACAACAATTTTTGATAAAAATATCATTTTTGAAATTTATAAAGAGCTAAATATTAATGATAATGTTAGACCTCATGAAGTAAGTTCGTCTTTGTATAGCCAAATGTATACAAAGGTAAAAAATGGAAGAAATAAATAA
- the hisF gene encoding imidazole glycerol phosphate synthase subunit HisF: protein MSSFAKRIIPCLDVDNGRVVKGVNFVGLRDAGDPVEVAKRYNSEGADEITFLDITASHENRGTIVDIVKKVAQEVFIPLTVGGGIRKLEDIYSLLNVGCDKVSINSSAVTNPNLINESSKRFGSQCIVVAIDVKRVADGSYHVFVKGGREDTGLDALSWAKEVYDRGAGEILLTSMDTDGAKTGFELNITRQVSNLVDIPVIASGGAGSMEHIKEAFENGASAALAASIFHFKEIDIMDLKKYLRANNIPVRI from the coding sequence TTGAGTAGTTTTGCAAAAAGAATTATTCCATGTTTGGATGTAGATAATGGAAGAGTTGTTAAAGGTGTTAATTTTGTTGGACTTAGAGATGCAGGAGACCCTGTTGAAGTTGCCAAAAGATATAACTCAGAAGGTGCAGATGAGATAACTTTTTTAGATATTACTGCAAGCCATGAAAATAGAGGAACTATAGTTGATATTGTAAAAAAAGTTGCTCAAGAAGTATTTATTCCTTTAACTGTTGGAGGGGGAATAAGAAAACTTGAAGATATATACTCTTTACTAAATGTTGGTTGTGACAAAGTTTCAATTAACTCTTCAGCTGTTACAAATCCAAACTTAATAAATGAGAGTTCAAAAAGATTTGGTAGCCAATGTATAGTTGTTGCAATTGATGTAAAAAGAGTCGCTGATGGTTCTTACCACGTTTTTGTGAAAGGTGGAAGAGAAGATACTGGACTTGATGCGTTATCTTGGGCAAAAGAAGTATATGATAGAGGGGCAGGTGAAATCCTTTTAACTTCTATGGATACCGATGGAGCTAAAACAGGTTTTGAATTAAATATAACTAGACAAGTTTCAAATTTAGTAGATATTCCAGTTATTGCAAGTGGTGGAGCAGGATCTATGGAACATATAAAAGAGGCTTTTGAAAATGGTGCAAGTGCAGCATTAGCTGCATCAATTTTCCACTTTAAAGAGATTGATATTATGGATTTAAAAAAATATTTAAGAGCAAATAATATACCCGTAAGGATTTAA
- a CDS encoding SIMPL domain-containing protein, whose product MKKLIFNMMLLPILGFSYELDFNKSFSKIVNPDLLSTNITISVEKKEENKVNSEIEKFNNFIKDTKSVTIKNGNYTLSPKYEYKDNKTEFKGYVGDLRYTAQSKDAKNINKFINDLLALKDQIKSADIKLDISNISWEVSQSLQNKNSDELRLEAINWIEDYSNSLSSKLSKRCEVKNINIDDNGSNIVYARSSKMALSSSFEMSDVVPVSSEQNITINPRFLLECR is encoded by the coding sequence ATGAAGAAATTAATTTTTAATATGATGTTATTACCAATTTTAGGATTTTCTTATGAATTGGATTTTAATAAAAGTTTTTCAAAAATTGTTAATCCAGATTTATTAAGTACAAATATAACAATTAGTGTTGAGAAAAAAGAAGAAAATAAAGTAAATAGTGAAATAGAAAAATTTAATAATTTTATAAAAGATACTAAAAGTGTAACTATAAAAAATGGAAATTATACTTTAAGCCCAAAATATGAATATAAAGATAATAAAACAGAGTTTAAAGGTTATGTTGGAGATTTAAGATATACAGCACAATCAAAAGATGCAAAAAATATAAATAAATTTATAAATGATTTACTTGCTTTAAAAGATCAAATAAAATCAGCAGATATAAAACTTGATATTTCAAATATTTCATGGGAAGTAAGTCAAAGTTTACAAAATAAAAATTCTGACGAATTAAGACTTGAGGCTATAAATTGGATAGAAGATTACTCAAATAGTTTATCTTCAAAATTATCAAAAAGATGTGAAGTAAAAAATATAAACATAGATGATAATGGTTCAAATATTGTATATGCAAGAAGTAGTAAAATGGCATTGTCATCATCTTTTGAAATGAGTGATGTTGTTCCAGTTAGTAGTGAACAAAATATTACTATAAATCCAAGATTTTTATTGGAGTGTAGATGA
- a CDS encoding phosphorylase family protein, whose translation MIICAGRNETFPFAQTIGVGLIESAINLTRLCLFDKPEYLLFIGSAGSYGEHKIFDIIESKRASNIELGFLTGSAYTPLDNVLESENKFARNDTIVNSSNYISTNEKLCKEFLDYGVGIENMEFFSVLSVAKEFEIPVAGIFIVTNYTNENAHKDFIKNHKEAMEKLTNYLIEKNIIK comes from the coding sequence ATGATAATATGTGCAGGGAGAAATGAAACTTTTCCTTTTGCACAAACTATTGGCGTAGGATTAATAGAGTCTGCAATAAATCTTACAAGATTATGTTTGTTTGATAAACCAGAATATCTACTTTTTATTGGAAGTGCTGGAAGCTATGGTGAACACAAGATTTTTGATATTATTGAATCAAAAAGAGCTTCAAACATTGAGCTTGGATTTTTAACTGGGAGTGCTTATACTCCACTTGATAATGTACTTGAATCTGAAAACAAATTTGCAAGAAATGATACAATAGTAAATTCATCAAACTATATTTCAACAAATGAAAAACTTTGTAAAGAGTTTTTGGATTATGGTGTTGGAATTGAAAATATGGAATTTTTTTCAGTTTTAAGTGTAGCAAAAGAGTTTGAAATTCCAGTTGCTGGAATTTTTATAGTAACAAATTATACAAATGAAAATGCACATAAAGATTTTATAAAAAATCATAAAGAAGCGATGGAAAAATTAACAAATTATTTAATAGAAAAAAATATTATAAAATAG
- the rlmN gene encoding 23S rRNA (adenine(2503)-C(2))-methyltransferase RlmN codes for MAKEALPSIYDYTLDELKEILKPSFRAKQVYNWLYKKYASSYDEMKNLPKELVEDLKENYPIDIMQIVKKEQSRDGSIKYLFKLRDNHTVEAVLLLMKDKKIDEDGQIVRSEKYTVCISSQVGCKVGCSFCLTAKGGFVRNLTVGEYIAQIVNIKRDNDIAENKALNIVYMGMGEPLDNFDNFTKAVEIFSELDGLAISRRRQTVSTSGIATKIKKLGEKDLQIQLAISLHAVDDELRSELIPMNKAYNIASIIQAVKAFPVDTRKKVMFEYLVIKDKNDSIEAAKKLVSLLNGIQAKVNLIYFNPYPGTSYQRPQEKDMLKFKDFLNQKGVICTIRESKGLDISAACGQLKEKEANGNS; via the coding sequence ATGGCAAAAGAAGCTTTACCATCTATATATGATTACACATTAGATGAATTAAAAGAGATTTTAAAACCATCATTTAGAGCAAAGCAAGTTTATAATTGGCTTTATAAAAAATATGCAAGTTCTTATGATGAAATGAAAAATTTACCAAAAGAGTTGGTAGAAGATTTAAAAGAAAACTATCCAATTGATATTATGCAAATTGTAAAAAAAGAACAAAGCCGTGATGGAAGTATAAAATATCTTTTTAAATTAAGAGATAATCATACTGTTGAAGCTGTACTTCTTTTAATGAAAGATAAAAAAATAGATGAAGATGGACAAATAGTAAGAAGTGAAAAATACACTGTTTGTATCTCTTCGCAAGTTGGCTGTAAAGTTGGCTGTAGTTTTTGTTTAACTGCAAAAGGTGGATTTGTAAGAAATCTTACAGTTGGAGAATATATTGCACAAATTGTAAATATAAAAAGAGATAATGATATAGCTGAAAACAAAGCTTTAAATATCGTTTATATGGGAATGGGTGAACCTCTTGATAACTTTGATAACTTTACTAAAGCTGTTGAAATTTTTTCAGAACTTGATGGTTTGGCAATAAGTAGAAGAAGACAAACTGTTTCAACTTCAGGAATTGCAACAAAAATAAAAAAATTAGGTGAAAAAGATTTACAAATTCAACTTGCTATTTCACTTCATGCGGTTGATGATGAACTTAGAAGCGAATTAATTCCTATGAATAAAGCTTATAATATTGCTTCAATTATTCAAGCAGTTAAGGCTTTTCCTGTTGATACAAGAAAAAAAGTTATGTTTGAATACTTGGTTATAAAAGATAAAAATGACTCGATTGAAGCTGCAAAAAAGCTTGTTAGTTTATTAAATGGAATTCAAGCAAAAGTAAATTTAATTTATTTTAATCCATATCCAGGAACTTCATATCAGCGCCCACAAGAAAAAGATATGCTAAAATTCAAAGATTTTTTAAACCAAAAAGGTGTAATTTGTACAATTAGAGAATCAAAAGGTCTTGATATATCTGCAGCTTGTGGACAATTAAAAGAAAAGGAAGCAAATGGGAATTCTTGA